Within Gasterosteus aculeatus chromosome Y, fGasAcu3.hap1.1, whole genome shotgun sequence, the genomic segment atataaatgtatttacatttgttgGGCTAGGCCAGTCTTTTTAGGTCTTCACTAGGTCAATAAAACCTATTAACCAAGTAGTGCATTTATTTCTGCTTACCTCGAGGACATGCACAAGAGCCTCACTCACATGTCCTAACTTCTTCAGAGGAGCAGATGAAGAGGGGAACAATGAAGGTAGCACACGTAGGATACTGACAGCCTGTTCAACTGTTGAGGATAATATGTGTTACTTTTACACTTAGATCAAATCTGGTCAAATCTGACCAACAGTTTACAACATcttctaaaatacaaaaaaagttacACAAATCATGGGATAGCCACCACAGATGAAAATAAGGAAGACAAGACACTAGCACATAAACCTGCCTAATGTCCACCCTAATAACATCAAACATCATTGCTTACCTTTGTCCATTCCTACTGGGGGTTTCAGCAGCTTTTTCCACACACCAAAAAACTGCACCTTCTGGCAGAAGTCGTCCCATCTTCCCTTCAGCTCATCAATGTAATAGATGTTATTTTTGTCCAGAATGCGTTgaagctcctccatcacctatccaacatacaaataaagacatttgactGCATTGGGTAGGAGACAGAAATTGGCATACAAGACATTGTTTTGTGTGGTGCCCTGTTTTGAATTATGCTCAGTCAATAATGACTAACATGTCCAATGTCCTCCAGAATTTTCTTGTGTCTGTCCTCCTCGCAAAAAGAATCAGAGTCAATGAATTCTCTTCTGGCTGAAGATTTCAAATCCAGAAGCTGAGAGACGGACTCACGGTTTGGAGTTTTCTTCTTACACAAAGATTGTAGGGTTCTGTAATGCTTGGCCATAGTTGCTGGACTGTCAGTGTCTGGAGTGTCAATGCCGCATCTTAGCGGCAAGGACAGAAATATACATAATTAAATACATGGCATTAATTCATAGAAATTAGTAACTTTAGAAAGAATATCGTAGCAATTAGTTTGAGTCTTCCAGTTTATTAGTCTTCCAAACAAAAGAAGTGTAAAATATGAACACTACACAATGGTAaatttgtaaatgtaatgttggAACTCACATCTGGCATTGCTGCTTGAGTCTGGGGTGCTACTCCCTTCAGATGGGCAGTCTTGAATGCTTGAATGCTACCCCCTTTTGAGGGGAGATCCAGAATGACTGTTGGGTCACTTGAATCATATTCATCTGGGTCACTTAGCAGCTCAGGTTGGCACTTTGGCTCCTCGAGTCGGCGCCTCTTTGGATTGGTCTTTTGGGGTGATCTCACATTTTGCAATCTTTTGTATAGCTGTGAGTACACAGTAACCTATCACaagaaaaattcaaataaatgcttcaaACATCAAACAAATACCAAACATGCACCTGGATGCATTTGACCTACCCATGCATTCTTGCTGCTCAGGTCTCGGTCCTGCAGCATGGGGTAGTACAGCACTATTCGCTTTGCCATAGCTGTTATTTCTGGCTTTGACGGGTATCTGTCGCCGTCCCCCGTTGCCCTCAGGATTGCAATCATACTGGTCATGGTGTTTCGGATGAGCCGACATCTGAGGTCCTTTGACATTTGGCAGTTTCTCTCTTCACCAGTCTTCGCCaactcaaaatattgttttcggCATTGCTCTAGTTCGGTGTCAGTGTGCAATACATATTCTGGGAAGTATAACTTAACAACCTTTTCAGGTGTGTGCTTTGCAGGACATCTTTTTACTGGAGTGGATGTCTGAGGTAGGGGTGACCCATTCATTGAATTAAACTTCTGCTCGTTGATTTTGAGTCTAGTttcctgtaaaataaaagataataaaacaaaaagtatttgtAAAAGCAACTTTTAATTTATACTGTCTTAACACAAATTATGATGCAGCATTGACAACTCCACTAAGggtataacaataataataataaatagtttgTGTTAATATTCTCCTTTTAGTGATAATAAAGGTAGGTTTAGTGATTGCCTTATGGTGTTGATATGAATACTTACTAAACaagcagaaaatgaataaacttacttcatcaacaaaaaatgtaaataaacatgATAGAACAATTGGATACACCTATAGGCTAACATATCTGTTCCAAAACCACCTAGTTAATGCTGCATCATTAAGAAACTGACCTCTTCCGAAACACCATGACAGATTTGCCAGACCGCTTTTTGTTGCAAGAACTCCTCTGGCCCTGGGAAAAGGTCCCGCAGGTCTTCACGAGACAGAGAGCTGATCATTTCTTCACTTACATTTGCAGCTGTGACATAATGTAAAGCATACATTGCAGGATGAATTAGTGCCATAGAACAGCCAAACTGTATGAGACAGCTGGCTAGCGCCAACTAGTTAGTGCATTAACAATGGATAAAGAAATGACATACCTCAGTGGACTGTGCATCACATCAGAGTggtgaattaaacattttaatcggTCGTAACTCTCTTAATTCTGAAGcaattttaattcaaa encodes:
- the LOC120812268 gene encoding uncharacterized protein LOC120812268, whose translation is MAKHYRTLQSLCKKKTPNRESVSQLLDLKSSARREFIDSDSFCEEDRHKKILEDIGHVMEELQRILDKNNIYYIDELKGRWDDFCQKVQFFGVWKKLLKPPVGMDKVEQAVSILRVLPSLFPSSSAPLKKLGHVSEALVHVLEEKEDPNDYLKKRRLSCPVLIVSLSNCLLAVRDVPITTLPKDKVTQGVLYLVAYYYALH